The following proteins come from a genomic window of Vigna radiata var. radiata cultivar VC1973A unplaced genomic scaffold, Vradiata_ver6 scaffold_161, whole genome shotgun sequence:
- the LOC106779809 gene encoding nucleobase-ascorbate transporter 2 isoform X2: MAATKPEEISHPPMDQLQGLEYCIDSNPSWAETIALGFQHYILALGTAVMIPSFLVPVMGGSDDDKVRVVQTLLFVEGINTLLQTLFGTRLPTVVGGSYAFMVPVISIIRDPSFAMIEDPHLRFLSTMRAVQGALIVASSIQIILGFSQIWAICSRFFSPLGMVPVIALVGFGLFDRGFLVVGTCVEIGIPMLILFIALSQYLKNFQIRQIPILERFALLISTTVIWAYAHLLTASGAYKHRPDLTQHSCRTDRANLISSAPWIKIPYPLEWGAPTFDAGHSFGMMAAVLVSLVESTGAYKAASRLASATPPPAHVLSRGIGWQGIGILLNGLFGTLTGSTVSVENVGLLGSNRIGSRRVIQVSAGFMIFFSMLGKFGALFASIPFPMFAAVYCVLFGIVASVGLSFLQFTNMNSMRNLFICGVSLFLGLSIPEYFREYTIRAFHGPAHTNAGWTTLLTTKIVPRIGECHGGLNSEHLKEIAEMKSSTPSLSTSIVSSLHPKIKEEKTSFPK; this comes from the exons ATGGCAGCTACAAAGCCTGAGGAGATAAGCCACCCACCAATGGACCAACTTCAAGGCTTAGAGTATTGTATAGATTCAAACCCATCTTGGG CTGAGACAATAGCTTTGGGTTTCCAGCATTACATTTTGGCCTTAGGAACTGCAGTGATGATCCCTTCGTTTCTGGTGCCTGTGATGGGTGGAAGTGAT GATGATAAAGTGAGGGTGGTACAGACCCTCCTTTTTGTTGAAGGAATTAATACACTACTGCAGACACTCTTTGGAACAAGATTACCAACAGTGGTAGGAGGATCATATGCATTCATGGTCCCCGTTATATCTATAATTCGTGATCCGTCTTTTGCAATGATAGAGGACCCACATTTG AGATTTCTTAGCACAATGAGAGCAGTTCAAGGAGCTTTAATAGTAGCTTCAAGCATACAAATAATTTTGGGATTTAGTCAAATATGGGCTATTTGTTCCAg ATTTTTCAGCCCACTTGGAATGGTTCCAGTAATTGCCTTAGTTGGTTTTGGATTATTTGACAGAGGCTTCCTTGTG GTGGGGACTTGCGTTGAAATTGGAATTCCCATGCTAATCCTATTTATAGCCTTATCTCAg TACTTGAAAAATTTTCAGATAAGACAAATACCTATACTAGAGAGATTTGCTCTACTAATTTCCACAACAGTGATATGGGCATATGCACATTTATTAACAGCAAGTGGAGCATACAAACACCGTCCAGACTTAACCCAACATAGTTGCAGGACAGACAGGGCCAACCTCATTTCTTCTGCTCCATG GATAAAGATTCCATACCCTCTTGAGTGGGGTGCTCCTACATTTGATGCTGGTCATTCTTTTGGAATGATGGCTGCTGTGTTAGTCTCATTAGTTGAG TCAACTGGGGCATACAAAGCAGCATCACGTCTAGCAAGTGCCACACCACCTCCTGCTCACGTGCTGAGTCGTGGTATTGGTTGGCAGGGAATTGGAATTTTGTTGAATGGCCTTTTTGGAACACTCACTGGTTCTACAGTTTCTGT AGAGAATGTGGGGCTTCTAGGAAGCAATCGTATTGGCAGTAGAAGGGTGATTCAAGTTTCAGCTGGCTTTATGATATTCTTTTCAATGTTAG gAAAATTTGGAGCTCTATTTGCATCAATACCATTCCCCATGTTTGCTGCTGTGTACTGTGTTTTGTTTGGTATTGTGG CATCTGTGGGGCTATCATTTTTGCAATTCACTAACATGAACTCAATGAGGAACCTCTTTATCTGTGGTGTTTCCCTGTTCTTAGGTTTGTCCATTCCTGAGTATTTCAGAGAATACACTATAAGGGCCTTTCATGGCCCTGCTCATACCAATGCCGGATGG ACAACACTCTTGACTACAAAGATAGTGCCAAGGATAGGGGAATGCCATGGTGGGCTAAATTCAGAACATTTAAAGGAGATAGCAGAAATGAAGAGTTCTACACCCTCCCTTTCAACCTCAATCGTTTCTTCCCTCCATCCTAAGATTAAAGAGGAAAAAACATCATTTCCCAAATAA
- the LOC106779809 gene encoding nucleobase-ascorbate transporter 2 isoform X1: protein MAATKPEEISHPPMDQLQGLEYCIDSNPSWAETIALGFQHYILALGTAVMIPSFLVPVMGGSDDDKVRVVQTLLFVEGINTLLQTLFGTRLPTVVGGSYAFMVPVISIIRDPSFAMIEDPHLRFLSTMRAVQGALIVASSIQIILGFSQIWAICSRFFSPLGMVPVIALVGFGLFDRGFLVVGTCVEIGIPMLILFIALSQYLKNFQIRQIPILERFALLISTTVIWAYAHLLTASGAYKHRPDLTQHSCRTDRANLISSAPWIKIPYPLEWGAPTFDAGHSFGMMAAVLVSLVESTGAYKAASRLASATPPPAHVLSRGIGWQGIGILLNGLFGTLTGSTVSVENVGLLGSNRIGSRRVIQVSAGFMIFFSMLGKFGALFASIPFPMFAAVYCVLFGIVASVGLSFLQFTNMNSMRNLFICGVSLFLGLSIPEYFREYTIRAFHGPAHTNAGWFNDFLNTIFFSSPTVALIVAVFLDNTLDYKDSAKDRGMPWWAKFRTFKGDSRNEEFYTLPFNLNRFFPPS from the exons ATGGCAGCTACAAAGCCTGAGGAGATAAGCCACCCACCAATGGACCAACTTCAAGGCTTAGAGTATTGTATAGATTCAAACCCATCTTGGG CTGAGACAATAGCTTTGGGTTTCCAGCATTACATTTTGGCCTTAGGAACTGCAGTGATGATCCCTTCGTTTCTGGTGCCTGTGATGGGTGGAAGTGAT GATGATAAAGTGAGGGTGGTACAGACCCTCCTTTTTGTTGAAGGAATTAATACACTACTGCAGACACTCTTTGGAACAAGATTACCAACAGTGGTAGGAGGATCATATGCATTCATGGTCCCCGTTATATCTATAATTCGTGATCCGTCTTTTGCAATGATAGAGGACCCACATTTG AGATTTCTTAGCACAATGAGAGCAGTTCAAGGAGCTTTAATAGTAGCTTCAAGCATACAAATAATTTTGGGATTTAGTCAAATATGGGCTATTTGTTCCAg ATTTTTCAGCCCACTTGGAATGGTTCCAGTAATTGCCTTAGTTGGTTTTGGATTATTTGACAGAGGCTTCCTTGTG GTGGGGACTTGCGTTGAAATTGGAATTCCCATGCTAATCCTATTTATAGCCTTATCTCAg TACTTGAAAAATTTTCAGATAAGACAAATACCTATACTAGAGAGATTTGCTCTACTAATTTCCACAACAGTGATATGGGCATATGCACATTTATTAACAGCAAGTGGAGCATACAAACACCGTCCAGACTTAACCCAACATAGTTGCAGGACAGACAGGGCCAACCTCATTTCTTCTGCTCCATG GATAAAGATTCCATACCCTCTTGAGTGGGGTGCTCCTACATTTGATGCTGGTCATTCTTTTGGAATGATGGCTGCTGTGTTAGTCTCATTAGTTGAG TCAACTGGGGCATACAAAGCAGCATCACGTCTAGCAAGTGCCACACCACCTCCTGCTCACGTGCTGAGTCGTGGTATTGGTTGGCAGGGAATTGGAATTTTGTTGAATGGCCTTTTTGGAACACTCACTGGTTCTACAGTTTCTGT AGAGAATGTGGGGCTTCTAGGAAGCAATCGTATTGGCAGTAGAAGGGTGATTCAAGTTTCAGCTGGCTTTATGATATTCTTTTCAATGTTAG gAAAATTTGGAGCTCTATTTGCATCAATACCATTCCCCATGTTTGCTGCTGTGTACTGTGTTTTGTTTGGTATTGTGG CATCTGTGGGGCTATCATTTTTGCAATTCACTAACATGAACTCAATGAGGAACCTCTTTATCTGTGGTGTTTCCCTGTTCTTAGGTTTGTCCATTCCTGAGTATTTCAGAGAATACACTATAAGGGCCTTTCATGGCCCTGCTCATACCAATGCCGGATGG TTCAACGATTTCCTTAATAccatattcttttcttctccaaCTGTTGCATTGATTGTTGCTGTGTTTTTAGACAACACTCTTGACTACAAAGATAGTGCCAAGGATAGGGGAATGCCATGGTGGGCTAAATTCAGAACATTTAAAGGAGATAGCAGAAATGAAGAGTTCTACACCCTCCCTTTCAACCTCAATCGTTTCTTCCCTCCATCCTAA